One Xenopus tropicalis strain Nigerian chromosome 8, UCB_Xtro_10.0, whole genome shotgun sequence genomic window carries:
- the c8orf48 gene encoding uncharacterized protein C8orf48 homolog produces METGACMRRSLMDGLSEDRESIDYEEHIVQNSSPRRELGHDYSSESFESLTDSSSEKDESEPFKSYSSEQGSNSATVSSEHGSGDVSASSENGSDHISGSEDSEVGYPANTHCQDLIKKWIENLQFKHACASAARTNVKKSRNATALPGQESPEEETFGQETAEEIAEKETESLHTYCLMKIKHICQSQNAHKKQDPCPTNNSKSFMTEDLEDVVPQQLLNRLHLENMKETFKQVAKTGMHQPSTCPHCTTKRAELAKCEFVRRRRTKLEASLLQSKMEEHLYSKDLLTCIGEIHQSLPRLTDGSSTIWQRLYASSKKT; encoded by the exons ATGGAAACCGGGGCGTGCATGAGGAG AAGTTTGATGGATGGGCTGTCAGAAGACAGAGAAAGTATAGATTATGAAGAACATATAGTACAGAATTCATCACCCAGAAGAGAATTGGGACATGACTATTCCAGTGAATCGTTTGAATCCCTTACTGATTCATCCAGTGAGAAAGATGAAAGCGAACCATTTAAATCATACTCCTCAGAACAAGGATCTAACAGTGCTACCGTATCATCAGAGCATGGATCTGGTGATGTTTCAGCATCCTCAGAGAATGGATCTGATCACATTTCAGGATCTGAAGATTCAGAAGTGGGTTATCCAGCCAATACACATTGCCAAG ATTTGATTAAAAAATGGATTGAAAATCTTCAGTTCAAGCATGCATGTGCTTCAGCTGCTAGAACTAATGTCAAGAAGTCAAGAAACG CTACAGCACTTCCTGGACAGGAATCTCCCGAGGAAGAGACATTTGGCCAGGAGACTGCTGAGGAGATTGCTGAGAAGGAGACAGAGTCTCTGCACACCTATTGCTTGATGAAGATAAAACACATCTGCCAATCCCAAAACGCCCACAAGAAACAAGACCCGTGTCCTACAAACAACTCCAAAAGTTTCATGACAGAAGACCTGGAAGATGTTGTCCCACAGCAGCTGCTCAACAGGCTCCATCTAGAGAACATGAAAGAGACCTTCAAACAG GTGGCTAAAACTGGAATGCACCAACCCTCTACTTGTCCTCATTGTACCACTAAGCGGGCTGAGCTGGCAAAGTGTGAATTTGTTAGACGGAGAAGGACCAAGCTAGAAGCATCCTTACTACAAAGCAAAATGGAGGAGCACCTGTACAGCAAA GACCTGCTGACCTGTATTGGGGAGATccaccagtcccttcccagacttACTGATGGGAGTAGCACCATTTGGCAGAGACTGTATGCTAGCAGTAAGAAGACATAG